TCTTCATCCGCGCCCCTCGAATCCTTGATGTCGGAAAGAACGTTGAGGTGCTCGGAACCCTGCGCGGCGAGCCGGTCCTCGTCCGCCAGCGGAACATCCTCGCCGCCGCGTTCCATCCGGAGCTGACACGCGACCCGGAGATCCACCGTCTCTTTCTGAGATTGGCCTCCGCGAGATCTTGACCGCCGCTTCCGGCCGTCCACCTCGTGAAAGCCGGATGGAGAGGCTGCCGCTCGAAGGCGCTCCCGGCGGGCCTGTCTTGTCCCTGTCCTTCCGTTCTGATAGCCTCCGCGCGTCGACCGGCGTTTCGCGCGGCGAGGATCGAGCTGCCGATGGAGCCCACCAAGGAGAGAGAGAGCGTGCCGCCTGCGGATCGCGTCGCGGTCGGCGGCGACACGCTCGTGCGGAACACGCTCCTCAACCTCGCCGGGCAGGTCCTTCCCCTCATCGTCGGGCTCGCCGTGATCCCTTACGTGATCCGCGGGCTCGGAACCGACCGCTTCGGCGTGCTGACCCTCTGCTGGGTCTTGCTCGGTTACCTCGGCATCTTCCAGCTCGGCCTCGGACCCGCGGTGACGAAGCACGCCGCTGAGCTGTTCGGCAGGAAAGACGCCCCCGCTCTCGTCGCGCTCCTCGGATCGTCGATGCGGTTGAGCGCGGTGCTCGGCATCGCGGCCTCGGCGTTCCTCGGCCTCCTCGCCCCCCTCCTCGCCGAGCGGGTCTTCCGCGTGCCGCCTAATCTCGTCGGGGAGACGAGGACCGCGTTCCTCCTGCTCTCCGCGGCGATGCCCTTCCTCTTCGTCGCGGGGACGGCACGGGGCTTCCTCGCCGCCGCGCAGCGCTTCGGCGTCGTGAACGCTGTTTGGGCCGCGACGACCTCGCTCAACTACCTGGTCCCCGCCGCCGCCGTTCTTCTCGGGAGGGGGCTCGGGACGGTTCTCCTCGTGATCCTGGCGAGCCGCGCCGTCGCGGCGCTTCTCCTCTACGTGTCCTGCAGGCGTCTCGTCGGTCCGGCCGCGCGCTCCCCACGCCCAATCCGATCTCCGATCGCGCCCCTCCTCCGCTTCGGTGGATGGGTCACGGTGTCCAACGCGACCAATCCGATTCTCTCGCACCTCGAGCGGTTCCTGATCGCGTCGTTCCTCTCGGTCGGGCTCCTCGCCTACTACGCGACGCCGTACGAGATGATCGTGCGGGCGGCGGCTCTCCCCGCCGCGTTCGCGCTCACGCTCTTCCCGGCGTTCAGTTTCCACGGGCCACAGAACCGGGAGACGGTGCTCCGTCTCTTCTCCCATTCGCTCAAGTGGCTCTTCCTCCTCATGGTGCCGGTCACGGTCTTCTTCGTCGCGTTCGGCGGCGCGCTTCTCTCGCTTTGGCTCGGCGGGGACTTCGCGGAGAAGAGCACGCTCCTCTTCCGCATCCTCGCCGTTTCTTTCTTCTTTCACGCCTTTGCTTACGTCCCGCTCTCCGTCGTCCAGGGCTTCGGGAGGCCGGACCTGAAGGCGAAGCTCGATCTCTTCGAGGTCCCTCTCTTCGCTCTTCTTCTCTTTCTTCTTCTCCCGCGCGCGGGGCTTGAGGGCGCGGCCCTCGCGAAGCTCCTCATCACGCTCGTCGACGTCGCCTTCCTCTTTCTCTTCGCGCGGCGTCTTCTTGGTTTTCGGACGGCCTCGTTCCGCGGGAGGACGACCTTGCTCCTCGGCGGGGCGGTCCTCGCGTACGTCGCCCTCTCGGCGATGTTCGCGGCGGGCGTACGTTCCGCTCCGCTCGGCATCGGCGCCTGGCTGGTCGCGACCGCGGGCTACGCGGTCGTCGCATTCCGCTGGGGAGCGAACGCGCGCGACCGCGAGGTGCTCCGCGCGGTCGCGCTCCGGCTGCGCGGCGGGGGGACGGGACGGTGAGCGAGCGGCCTCTCCGCATCACGTTCGTTCTCCCTTGTTATCCGCGCCTCCCGGTGGGCGGTTTCCGCGTCGTGTACGAGCACGCGAACCGGCTCGCGGCAAAGGGGCACAGGGTCTCGCTTCTCCACGCGCGGGGTCTTCCCGAACGGGGCCCCGTTCCGCGTGGGGTTCCTCTTGGGCGGTTTCGGCGGTTCGCGGCGGACCTTCGCGACCTCGTCTCGAAGCCGAGAGTCCGCTGGATGAAGGTCGACGAACGGGTGGAGATGCTCTACGCCCCCGACGCATCGGAGAGACACGTGCCTGACGGGGAGATCATCGTCGCAACCGCGTGGCAGACCGCGGCCCCGGTTGCCGGCTACGATTGGCGGAAAGGGGTCGGCCACTATCTCGTACAGCACGTCGAGCACTTCCTGCCGCACGGCGAGGACCCGGAGCGGATCGCGCGCCGCGTCGAAGCGACCTGGAGGCTTCCGCTCCGCATCACGGCGGTCTCGAGGTGGATCGCGGAGAAGATCGCGTCTTCCGGGGTTCGCGCGGATGTGGCGGTGGTCCCCCCGGGCATCGATGCCTCCCGCTTCCGACCCTTCCGCCCCCTCGACGCGAGGCCCGAAACGGTCGCGATGATGTACTCTTCCGCTCCGTTCAAGGGGGGCCAGGACGGGATCGCCGCCCTCCGCGTCGCGCGCTCGAGGCGCCCGGCCCTCCGCGCTGTTCTCTTCGGGACCGAGGCGCCCCCGCGCGGCCTGGACCCTTGGATCGAGTACCGGAGGAGCCTCTCCGAGAAGCCTCTCGTCACGCTCTACAACGACTCGCGCGTCTTCCTGTGCAGCAGCCTGGCCGAGGGGTTCGCCCTTCCCCCCGCCGAGGCGATGGCGTGCGGGTGCGCGGTCGTCTCGACCGACTGCGGCGGAAACCTCGAATACGCAGAGCACGGGAAGACCGCTCTCCTCTCGCCTCCTCGAGACCCTGGGGCGCTTGCCGCGAACCTCACCGCACTCCTCAACGACGACCGCCTCCGCCGCGCCCTCGCCGAGGAGGGCCTTCGCCGCATCGCCGCCTTCGATTGGGAGACGAGCGCCGCGCGGCTCGAAAAGCGCTTCCTCGACTCGATCGAGCCGGGCGCCTAGCCCGGGTCGACCCGCCGCCGGCCGCCGCCCCCGCGCCGGTACGCGCCCGTCCCGTGTCCACCCCCTTCCCGCTTGACCTCACGCCTTCGGCGGGGGTACCGTTCGGGGCGTATGAGCCCCCAGGAGTTCCTTCGTACCCTTCTTTTCCACCGCCGGCTCGTTCTCGCCAACGCACTCGGCGTCGCGTTCCTCGCCGCGGTGATCAGCCTCCTCCTCCCCAAGTGGTATCTCGGGCGGGCGACGGTCCTTCCCCCCGAGGAGAGGTCGAGCGAGTTCAGCCTGCTCACGGCGGCGATCGCCCAGGCCCCCATCCTCGCGAACTTCGCGTCGACCGGCACTCCATCCGAGATTGTGGCGCGAATCCTCGAAAGCCGGACGGTGAGAGGGCGCGTGGTCGAGGAGAACGACCTGCTCGAGGTCTACGAGGCGAAGAACATGGAGCAGGCGATCCGCGTTCTCGATTCGAGGACCGGCATCTCCGTCACGCCCGAGGGGCTCGTGAGCATCCGTGTGATGGCGCGGACGCCCGAGAGGGCCGCCGCGATCGCCAACTCCTACCTCGACGCGCTCGACGAGTTCAACCGCGAGCAGCGCGTCACCGCCGCGAAGAAGACGCGGCTCTTCATCGAGGGACGCCTCGCGGAGACGAAGGTCGATCTCGCGCGCGCCGAGGAGGCACTCCGGAAGATGGAGGAGCAGAACTCCTCGGTTGAGCTGAAGGAGCAGACGCGGGCCGCGATCGAAGCCGCTTCCGGTCTTCTTTCGGAGATCGCGAAGCGCCAGGTGGAACTCGGCGTGCTGCGGCAGGAGCTGACGTCGAGCCATCCTTCGGTCAGGCGGCTCGAGGACGAGCTTTCCGAGCTTCGCGGGCAGCTCGACGGGATGATCCGGGCGCAGGCGGAGGGGGACTCCGCTTCGCTCTACGTTCCGTTCCGAAGCGTCCCGACCGTGAAGATGCGGATGATCCGCCTCACGCGTGATCTCGAGCTGCAGAATCGGCTCTACGCCCTTCTCACCGAGCAGTACGAGCAAGCCCGGATCCAGGAGATGCGGGACACGCCGACGATTCAGGTTCTCGACCGCGCGACGCCGCCGGTGCGAAGGGCGAAGCCGCGAAGGACACTCGTCGTTCTCTCGGGGCTCGGCCTCGGGCTGCTCGCAGGGATCGTCGTCGCCTTCGGCGCGGAAGGGGGGCGGGCGATCGGGGGTACGCGGCGCTTCTCGGGGCCCCCTCCCTCGGTGAGGGAGGACCTCGCGGACTTCGGGCGTCTTCTCCGTAGAGGCCTCGCCAGCGAATCGCCGTCGGAAGACCGGGAGTAGCGCCGTGTCCGCGGCGTCCCCCGCACGGCTTCGCGAAGAGACGCTTCCCCTTTCGTTCGCTCTCTTCCTCATCGCGCAGGTCGCGCTCCTTCTCCTCGTCCTCCTCGCCCCCCCCGCGTTCTGGGTCGCCGCCGCTGCGGCCGCTGGCGTCCTACTCCTGCTTGCGGCGCCGATTCCGGTCCTCGCCGGGATCCTCGTTCTGGGCGGCGCCCTCTTCCCGTTCACCGGCTACCGATTTCGAGTCGCGCTCGGCGGGCTCTCGGGTCTGCTCTTTCTCCTTCTCCTCGCCGACCGCCTGCGCCTCTTCGCCCGCGGGCGTCTCTTCGCGGAACGCGCGCCCCTGGACCGGCCGGTCTTCGCTCTCCTCGCGCTCGTCGCTCTCGCTTCCCTCATCGGGATCACGGGGGGGGCGACGATCGAGCAGTGGCCGCTCGAAGCCTTCCCCTATCTCTGCCTCGCGATGGTGCCGGTCCTTGCACGGAATCTCGGCTCGCAGTCGACGGCGCGCATCTTCGCGGTCTACGCGGCGTTTCTCTTCGCGCAGTCGATCTACGCGGTCATTCTCTTCGCCCGCGAGGGGTTCGTTCGCATGCACACTCCTTCCTTCTCGGTCCACCCGGGTCTCGCGGCGGTGGTCCTGCTCGCCGTCGCCGCCCTTCACGAGGAGAGAAAGTGGAGAGCATGGGCAACAGTCGCTCTCTTCCCGATGATCCTCCAGCTCGTGGCGACCCTGACGCGCGGGTACTGGACCGGGTTTCTCTCGGGGGCAGTCGTCGTCGGGTTTTTCGCCCTGCGCACGCTTCCGCGCGAGCGTTTCCGGCGGCTCGCACGGCGCTCGCTCCTCGGCACCCTCGCGGTGCTCGCCTGCGTCGCCGCCGGGCTTGCCCGCTGGGGCCTACTCGAGTCGATCGAGGTGATCTGGGATCGTCTGGGCACATTCGCCTCTCTCGGCATCGACGCCTCGACTCGCGTGCGCGTGATCGAATGGGGGCTCGCCCTTCGACACTTCGCCGAGCGGCCGATCCTCGGGACCGGCTACGGCTTCACGCTCGAGTTCTTCCATCCCCTCTATCGACTCCGCGAGCCGCATTGGTGGTTCGTTCACAACAGCTACCTGCTCCTCCTTCTCAAGATGGGGATCGTCGGGCTCGCCGCCTTCGGGTGGCTCCTTGCCTCCTACTTCCGGACGGCTCTCGCCGCGATCCGCGCCGCTTCGGGAACCGACAAGGTCCTCCTCGTCGGCTTCTACGCCAACATCGTCCAGCTGATGCAGATGGCCCTCACGAACTATACGTTCTGTTCGCCTGTAAACCTTCCATACATGGCATTTCTCCTCGGCGCGACCGCCGCGCTCGCCCGGGAGCGGGAAGCGAGGAACGGCCGCCGCCCCGGCAGGTTGGGGGAGCCGTGAGCGGCCTCGTCCTGAAGCGCAGGGAGGTGAGTTCCCGGTGAGCGCGGAAGGGATCCTCCTCACGGCGGGCGTGGTGAGCTACGACTCGGAGGAGTGCCTCGGAGCATGCCTTTCCTCGCTTCTTGGTGAGACCGCCCCCCTTTCCGCCGAGGTGATCGTGGTAGACAACCGGTCCACCGACGGCTCCGCCGCTCTCGTTCGTGAGCGGTTCCCTTCGGTCCGGCTTGTCGTCGAGGATCGAAACCGAGGATACGGAGCGGCGTGCAACCGGATCTTCCGCGAAGGACGCGGGAGCTTCGTCCTTCTACTCAATGCGGACGTGGAGCTTCGGGAAGGGTGCCTCGATCCGCTTCTCGCGTTCCTTCGCGACCGCACCGACGCGGGGATCGCCGGCTGCCGCCTCGTCGGACGGGACGGAAAGCTCCAGCGATCTTGCTCGTCCTTTCCCTCTCTCTCCGGTTATCTCTTCGAGGCGTTCTTCCTCGACCGCCTCCTTCCGCGGAACCGCATCTTCGGGAAATACTCACTCGGCTTCATGGACTACCGCGAGGCGCGCGAGGTCGACGTGCTCCTCGGCGCGTTTCTCCTCGTTCGGAGGGAGACCATCTCCGCGCTGAACGGCATGGATCCGCGCTTCTTCATGTACTCGGAGGAGACCGATTTCTGTTATCGCGCCCGGCGAGCGGGGTGGAGGATCTGGTATGTGCCGGAGGGGACGGCGGTCCACCTCGGGGGGAGAAGCGTCGCGCGCATGCCGGAGAGGATGTTCGTCGAGAACCACAGGAGCAAGATTCTCTACATGCGCATCCACCATGGGCCGTTCCGCGCGGGAGTCGCCGGGGCGATTCTCTTTCTCGGCGCCTGGAACCGTCTCGTCCTCTGGGCGTCGCTTGGCCTCGTGTGCAGCCCCTTCTCGCCGAGGATCCGCGAGCGGGCGCGGTCGCGCGTCGCGATCTTCCGGAGCGTGGTCGGCTGGCACCTGGGCTTCGCGGACGGGGCCCGCGCGAAGAAGAAGAAGGAAGTTGGAGCCGGGGAGGCGGAGCGGCCATGAGAATCCTCTTCCTCTCCTCGCGCATTCCCCATCCGCCCGACCGGGGGGACCGGGTGCGCGCGTTCCACCTCCTCGAGACGTTCGCCTCGGAGCACGAGGTCGATCTTCTCACCTTCACGGAGAGAGAGATGGACCGCCCGGACGGGAAGGCGCTCGGGGCCCTTTGCGGGCGCGTCGAGGAGGTCGTTCTTCCCAGGTCGCGCTCGGTCGCGAGGGCGTTCCGCGGGCTCCTTTCACGCGATCCGCTGCAAGTTCATTACTACAAAGACAAGGCGTTCGGAGAGCGGGTCCGCGCCCTCGTCCGGGAAGATCCCTACGACTTGGTCTTCTCCCATCTCTTCCGGGTCTTCCCGTACGCCCGCTCGGTCGAGGGGGCGTTTCGGCTCCTCGATCTCACCGACGTGATCTCGCGCGAGGTCGTCGCGAGCGCCGCCTACCGCAGGTTTCCGATGAACCGGGTCTACAGGCTGGAGGGGGCGCGCATCCGGCGCTTCGAGATCGGAGCGTGCCGTGACGCCCACGAGATCTGGGTGATCTCGGAGGCCGAGAGAGAGATCCTGGCCCGCGAGGGGGTCGGGGAGAAGGTGCGGGTCGTGCCGAATGGGGTCGAGCCCGCGCTTCTCGCGACGCCTCTCCCGGCCGGGGGTGGGAAGCGGATCGGCTTTCTCGGGCACCTCGAGGTCTTCCACAACGTGGACAGCCTCTCGTTCTTCTGTGAGCGGGTTCTTCCACGGATCCGCGAGAGGGTTCCGGAGGCGCGTCTCCTGATCGCCGGGCGGGGGGCGTCCCCTGTCGTGAACGATCTGGCGCGCCGCGACGGGGTGCGGTTCGAGGGTTTCGTCGACGATCTTGCGGCCTTCTTCGCCCGCATCGACCTCTTCATCGCGCCTCTCCGCTTCGCCGCCGGCACGCAGAACAAGGTGATCCAAGCGATGGCCGCCGGCGTTCCGGTTCTTGTTTCACCGGAGGTCGCGCGCGGGATCGACGGCTCCGCAGAGGAGGCTTTCCTCACGGCCTCTTCGGAGGAGGATTGGGTGGAAAAGGCGGTGGAGCTTCTCCGCGACGGGGGGCGCGCCCGGTTCCTCGGTGAGGCGGGGAGACGGTTCGTCGAGAGTCGCTTCACGTGGAACGTCGCGAGGGAGCGCCTCCGTACGATCGAGCGGGAGCGGGGTGGGTCGTAGATCTCTGATTCGGCCCGGCAGGAATACGTCCTTTCCCGTCCCCTCGCGCAACTGGTTTGCGCTAGAATTCCCGTGACCCGGCGGCGGGGCGTCCGGCTTCCGTCGCGAAGGAGAAGGGGTGCGCGCCCAAACGATCGTCGATCGTCAGAATCGTCTTCTGCTGGTCTTGCTTTCCCTCGTGCTGCCGACGGGGAGCGTCCTCGGATCGGTCGCGGACTCCATCCGGACCGTCCCCTCGCTGCCCCCGGTGATCACCGAAGGGCCGGTCGACCCGAACGAGTACAAGGTCGGGCCGGGCGACGCGTTCCGGATCAGCGTGTTGGGGCAGCACCCGGTGACGACCCGGTCCATCGTATCGCCCGAGGGTTCGCTTGCGGTCCCGCCGGCGGGGGCGGTTCCCGTTTGGGGGCTCACGCTCGCGGAGGCGCGCGAGAAGATCCTCGGCGTCCTCTCCCGCTACTACCACGGGGTCGAGGTCCAGGTCGCGCTCGAAGAGCTGAGGCGCTTCGACATCCACGTGCTCGGCCGGGTGGCCGATCCGGGGACCTACGTCTCCAACGCGATGACGCGGGTCTCGACGGCGATCGCCCGAGCGGGCGGCTTCGCCGAGGACGCGTCGCGCCGGAGGATCCGGGTTCTCGGCCTCGACGGATCGACGCGCACCGCCGACGTCGTCCGCTTCGAGATGTTCGGCGAGAGGTACGCGAACCCCTATGTCGCGGACGGCGACCTGATCCAGGTTCCGATCCGGATGGGGATCGCGCGAGTTCATGGGGAGGTTGCCCTTCCGGGCGAGTACGAGATCGTCGAGAACGAGACGCTCCGTGAGATCATCGAGATCGCGGGAGGGTTCATGGACGACGCCGTGAGGGACCGGGTCGAGGTCACCCGTTTCCTCGACTACGATCCCTCCCGAACGAGACGGTTCACCGTCGACTTCTCGCACGATCCGCCTCGGAGCGAGGAACCGGACCTCGTTGCCCGAGCGGGCGACGAGATCTTCGTCCGAAGGATTCCCCAATGGCAACTCCATCGCGGCGTGTCGGTCGAGGGAGAGGTGCTCTACCCGGGTGTCTACGTGATCGACGAAGGGGAGGAGACCCTCACGGAGCTCGTCGAGCGGGCGGGGGGCTTTACCGAGGACGCCGATCTCTACGAGGCGACGCTCACGAGGGAGTCGTTCCGGAGCGAGGCGGAGGACCGCGAGTTCGAGAGGCTCCGGCTCGTTCCGGTCGCCGACATGACCGAGGACGAGTACGCCTACTTCAAGATGCGTTCGCGCGAGAACAAGGAGAGGGTCGTCGTCGACTTCGTCGCCCTCTTCCGCGACGGGGATCTGTCCAAGGACATTCTCCTCCGGCGCGCCGACGTGATCCGCGTTCCCCAGATCACACGGACGATCACGGTGAGCGGGCAGGCCGTGAACCCGGGGCGCCTTCCCTTCCGCGAGGGGGCGAGCTACAAGGACTACATCCGGGACGCGGGCGGTTTCGCGCGCCGCGCCTCGAAGGGGAAGGTCCGCGTCATCAAGGGGGTTTCCGGAATCTGGTTCGACGCGGGGGACACGCGTCTCGAGCCGGGAGATACCGTCTGGATTCCCGAGAAACCGCAGCGCGACTACTGGGAGCTCTTCAAAGACTTCATGACCGTGGCTGCGCAACTCGCGACGGTCTACCTCGTCGTCGACAGCGCCTCGAAGTAGGGACGGAGTTTCCTTCGCTCCTCAAGCTCCGCGTCCGGTCCCGCGCTCGATCGTCTCGTAGAGGATCTCCTCGACCCTCTCGATGATCCGTTCCCAGGCGAAGTTCTTCTCTACGAGTTCCCTCCCCCTTCGCGCGATCGAGGAGGCGAGCGCGGAGTTCTCGAGCAGTTGGACTGCCGCATCCGCGAACGCCTCGGGCGTGTCGGCGACGAGGATCGTCTCGCCATTGCGGAAGGGGAGGCCCTCGCACCCCACCGTCGTGCTGACGACCGGACGCTCGTTCGCGAGCGCCTCGAGGATCTTGAGGCGAACTCCCCCGCCCGCGCGGATTGGGACGACTGAGAGAGCGCACTCGCGCACCGCGGCCGCCGCGTCCTCCACGCGCCCCGCAACTCGGATCCCCTTCTCCGGCGCGTGGAGAGCGAGGATCTCCCGCGTCGGGCCCTCTCCGGCGAGGACGATCTCCGCGTCCGGGATTCGCGCGCGCACGAGGGGAAGGATTGAGCGGGCGAGCCAGAGGGCGGCGTCCCGATTCATGGGCCACCGGAAGCTCCCAAGGAAGAGGGCGGAGCGCGGGCGCGAGGGGAGCGGGATCACCTCACGCGGGTAGACCCTCGCTCCCGGGGGAACGACAGCGATCCGCGCCTCCGGGGCGAGAGGGAGCATCTCGCGCCGGTCCTCGTTCGAGAGGGCGATCACGCGGTCCGCGGCAAGGAGCGCTCGCCTCTCCGTTCGTTCGATCCGGCGGACCTCGATTCTCCCCGCGATCCTGGCGAGAATCCCGCTACGGGCGAAGAAGCGCCGGACGAGGAGGCTCTCCGCGTTGTGCTCGAGAAGGACGACTGGAAGAGCGGGAGAGAGGCGGCGAATCGGATCGATGAGGTAGGAGGTGAAGAGCGAGTCGAGGATTACGAGGCCCGGCCGGAAGGAGTCGAGGAGGGGGTCGAGCCTCTCCTCGACCTTCGCGAAACGGTGCCGCGCGATCCGGATCGAATCACCGTGGACGAGCCCTCGAGCGACGCGGCGGATTTCATGCTCCCCCCGGACGTCGACGCCAACGGTCTTCGCGATCCGCCCAAGCTCCGCGATCGACCGGCTGTCCCCCTCCCGGCGGAGGGGCGCGAGAAGCGCGACTCGATGTCCTTTCCTCGCGAGTCCGGAGAGGTGGTGGAACGCGACGAGCTTTCCGCCCGAGTCGGGAGGATAGGGGACAAAGCTACATATCTGAAGGATACGGAGCGGAGCCCGCCCGGTCTCGGTCACGGCAGCGCCCCCTCGTCCGCACCGTGCGGGGCCTCGATTTTCCAGAGGGTCGCGCCGTTCTCGGCGGGGACGTCCGTCGCACGGTAGGACTGGAGAAGCTCCAGGATCTTCTCGATCTCGAAGCCGCGGGGGCGCATCTCCCTCCACGGCACCCCCATCGGGAACGGCTC
This Candidatus Eisenbacteria bacterium DNA region includes the following protein-coding sequences:
- a CDS encoding pyridoxal 5'-phosphate synthase glutaminase subunit PdxT, translated to FIRAPRILDVGKNVEVLGTLRGEPVLVRQRNILAAAFHPELTRDPEIHRLFLRLASARS
- a CDS encoding flippase, which produces MEPTKERESVPPADRVAVGGDTLVRNTLLNLAGQVLPLIVGLAVIPYVIRGLGTDRFGVLTLCWVLLGYLGIFQLGLGPAVTKHAAELFGRKDAPALVALLGSSMRLSAVLGIAASAFLGLLAPLLAERVFRVPPNLVGETRTAFLLLSAAMPFLFVAGTARGFLAAAQRFGVVNAVWAATTSLNYLVPAAAVLLGRGLGTVLLVILASRAVAALLLYVSCRRLVGPAARSPRPIRSPIAPLLRFGGWVTVSNATNPILSHLERFLIASFLSVGLLAYYATPYEMIVRAAALPAAFALTLFPAFSFHGPQNRETVLRLFSHSLKWLFLLMVPVTVFFVAFGGALLSLWLGGDFAEKSTLLFRILAVSFFFHAFAYVPLSVVQGFGRPDLKAKLDLFEVPLFALLLFLLLPRAGLEGAALAKLLITLVDVAFLFLFARRLLGFRTASFRGRTTLLLGGAVLAYVALSAMFAAGVRSAPLGIGAWLVATAGYAVVAFRWGANARDREVLRAVALRLRGGGTGR
- a CDS encoding glycosyltransferase family 4 protein, encoding MSERPLRITFVLPCYPRLPVGGFRVVYEHANRLAAKGHRVSLLHARGLPERGPVPRGVPLGRFRRFAADLRDLVSKPRVRWMKVDERVEMLYAPDASERHVPDGEIIVATAWQTAAPVAGYDWRKGVGHYLVQHVEHFLPHGEDPERIARRVEATWRLPLRITAVSRWIAEKIASSGVRADVAVVPPGIDASRFRPFRPLDARPETVAMMYSSAPFKGGQDGIAALRVARSRRPALRAVLFGTEAPPRGLDPWIEYRRSLSEKPLVTLYNDSRVFLCSSLAEGFALPPAEAMACGCAVVSTDCGGNLEYAEHGKTALLSPPRDPGALAANLTALLNDDRLRRALAEEGLRRIAAFDWETSAARLEKRFLDSIEPGA
- a CDS encoding O-antigen ligase family protein, which encodes MSAASPARLREETLPLSFALFLIAQVALLLLVLLAPPAFWVAAAAAAGVLLLLAAPIPVLAGILVLGGALFPFTGYRFRVALGGLSGLLFLLLLADRLRLFARGRLFAERAPLDRPVFALLALVALASLIGITGGATIEQWPLEAFPYLCLAMVPVLARNLGSQSTARIFAVYAAFLFAQSIYAVILFAREGFVRMHTPSFSVHPGLAAVVLLAVAALHEERKWRAWATVALFPMILQLVATLTRGYWTGFLSGAVVVGFFALRTLPRERFRRLARRSLLGTLAVLACVAAGLARWGLLESIEVIWDRLGTFASLGIDASTRVRVIEWGLALRHFAERPILGTGYGFTLEFFHPLYRLREPHWWFVHNSYLLLLLKMGIVGLAAFGWLLASYFRTALAAIRAASGTDKVLLVGFYANIVQLMQMALTNYTFCSPVNLPYMAFLLGATAALAREREARNGRRPGRLGEP
- a CDS encoding glycosyltransferase family 2 protein, yielding MSAEGILLTAGVVSYDSEECLGACLSSLLGETAPLSAEVIVVDNRSTDGSAALVRERFPSVRLVVEDRNRGYGAACNRIFREGRGSFVLLLNADVELREGCLDPLLAFLRDRTDAGIAGCRLVGRDGKLQRSCSSFPSLSGYLFEAFFLDRLLPRNRIFGKYSLGFMDYREAREVDVLLGAFLLVRRETISALNGMDPRFFMYSEETDFCYRARRAGWRIWYVPEGTAVHLGGRSVARMPERMFVENHRSKILYMRIHHGPFRAGVAGAILFLGAWNRLVLWASLGLVCSPFSPRIRERARSRVAIFRSVVGWHLGFADGARAKKKKEVGAGEAERP
- a CDS encoding glycosyltransferase; this encodes MRILFLSSRIPHPPDRGDRVRAFHLLETFASEHEVDLLTFTEREMDRPDGKALGALCGRVEEVVLPRSRSVARAFRGLLSRDPLQVHYYKDKAFGERVRALVREDPYDLVFSHLFRVFPYARSVEGAFRLLDLTDVISREVVASAAYRRFPMNRVYRLEGARIRRFEIGACRDAHEIWVISEAEREILAREGVGEKVRVVPNGVEPALLATPLPAGGGKRIGFLGHLEVFHNVDSLSFFCERVLPRIRERVPEARLLIAGRGASPVVNDLARRDGVRFEGFVDDLAAFFARIDLFIAPLRFAAGTQNKVIQAMAAGVPVLVSPEVARGIDGSAEEAFLTASSEEDWVEKAVELLRDGGRARFLGEAGRRFVESRFTWNVARERLRTIERERGGS
- a CDS encoding glycosyltransferase encodes the protein MEGDAPPRLRDREDPGASPVLPCDGRPRRERRDPLENRGPARCGRGGAAVTETGRAPLRILQICSFVPYPPDSGGKLVAFHHLSGLARKGHRVALLAPLRREGDSRSIAELGRIAKTVGVDVRGEHEIRRVARGLVHGDSIRIARHRFAKVEERLDPLLDSFRPGLVILDSLFTSYLIDPIRRLSPALPVVLLEHNAESLLVRRFFARSGILARIAGRIEVRRIERTERRALLAADRVIALSNEDRREMLPLAPEARIAVVPPGARVYPREVIPLPSRPRSALFLGSFRWPMNRDAALWLARSILPLVRARIPDAEIVLAGEGPTREILALHAPEKGIRVAGRVEDAAAAVRECALSVVPIRAGGGVRLKILEALANERPVVSTTVGCEGLPFRNGETILVADTPEAFADAAVQLLENSALASSIARRGRELVEKNFAWERIIERVEEILYETIERGTGRGA